DNA from Danaus plexippus chromosome 6, MEX_DaPlex, whole genome shotgun sequence:
aaaaaatgctGTTACAATTACCTGTGTATTTATATCgctttatttactaatatttagtttaaatcattgttaataaaaatgattggttgatttataaatactttcaactcgatttaaaaatattgaaaggtattcaaattactttcaaaataatgtacaaaCAGGAACTGTTGTCTTTATTTGAAAGCAATATTTCGGTTGCATTATAACAATCAAATGTTACCTCGACAGGTTGATAACAGCGAGGCGATAAAGCAATGAAAACAATAAGCTAATTTCCTTGTAAATAAATCTGTCATTAGTTTGTTAATTCTATAATCTGTTCGTAATCagctataaatatgatataaaataattatgtaacgtAGTTTATGAATGGCCGTCTGTATGTTACACATCGCATACCTTGAGATGCGCGGTGTCAGAGCTGTGAGTTGGCGTTGCATCCGCCCGCCGTGATTCATTATTCCCCGTACTCTAAACGACACGATCCAACAATAATTATTggaggaaaattttatatactaacatAATTAGCACTAAAAAACTATCACGCCAGCTTCGAATGTCTCATTACTATTAGGGACgggatatttttaaacgcCAAAACATTACCGCTTGCAACTAGTCGCTGTTGAGAGAATTAAacgtttctatataaaaaaataataatttaaatagtcacATATTCaacgtataattaatttcagcaGCGAAGAGTACAAGCACTAACACGACGACAGATCCCCTCGGACCTCTGCCGGACGGCTGGGAACAGGCGACTACACCAGAGGGAGAGATATACTTCATCAATCACGCAGCCCGAACTACATCCTGGTTCGATCCCAGAATACGTAAGTAGTCTAGACTAGTTCTCAGACGAGCTGTTACTGTATATGTGAATGAGTTACTGTTTTCGTTTCCAGCACAACACTTGCAGCGCACTCCCACGTCAGGCGGCGCGGCCGGCGGCGGCTGGGCGAACGCGGCGTGCCAACAGAAACTGAGGTTGCAGTCGCTGCAGCTGGAAAGAGAGAGACTCAAACAGCGCCAGCAGGAGATACGACTCCAGGTCTATATCACACTATCATCACTActgacatacatacaaacgcatgtcatataatatatacatatcaaaCAACTTATCTGATGAAATAATGATgccatactttttttttttaatataataaattaagccTCGTACTAAGTATTCTAATGtctaattcaaatattcaacataatgatatcaattaatttcaagtcacttttattatatactaaacagtaggataacaaataaactaatttctattttagaGAACAAACAAAGATAGATAAATCTCACCCATTGTCACCTGGGATCATATTTTAAGAATCAATTAGAGTTAATTTAGTatcgaaatttaaatgttgtgTATAACGTATGCGAATTGTTCGAATGTACCAGCAAGAGCTGATGGCGCGGCAGTCGTCGTCTATAGTGTCGTCGTTGGCCACCACGGAGGTGTCTCTGGACCCGTTCCTGTCGGGCATCAGCGAGCACACGCGTCAGGAATCAGCTGACAGCGGGCTGGGCATGGTACAGTACTCAGTGCCTCACACGCCGGAGGACTTCCTCGCCAGTATGGACGACCGTATGGACGTGGCCAGCGAACCCGGCGCGCCCATGGACGCTGACATCACACTCGGAGACACTGATCTGGTACGTTTGACCCCCCACTTGGATATCCTGATGATTTCCATACTCATTTCGCATAATTTCTACGTAATATTTGTGCAattaatatcaacaaaaattCTACGGACAGTCACCTGAAGTGTCTGAGCCCTACTCCCGTAAAGTGAACTGCTGATAGCCGTTTCTTGTATATTGCTGTATGATtcatagatattataatttctattccAGCTCGGAGACTTCACAAATGATATTCTAGACGACGTACAGTCTCTGATAAATTCGACGCCTAACAAGCCAGATAACGTTTTAACCTGGCTGTAGACGTCGGCTGACTGTCGTCATGTCGGCGGGCAGTGTCGGCGAGTCCGCGTGTTGTCTGCATGTCTGCTAGTTTGGGTGTCGTTTGCGGcgacatttaaaaacttttattagttGTTACATATGTCATACGATGTAGAGTACTTACAGCTTCCGATAACGTCGTCTATAAACCGACAGTTATGGTGTACATTTCAATAAACGGCAGTATATAGTAACGTGTGAGTGTGCGGACGGTCAGGATCACTGTAGATGAATTAACTTGTAGCTAACATTGTCCAGAGGTGCCTTAGTTTAATGTTCAAAATTTCATGTCTCCGCATTTACCCGAATGAGACAAATGATGGTTATGCGACGTCTTGGATAAATGCGTTTGTTAAAGCGGGCATTCGATATACCAAATCGTCGAGTATCTCAATATGACAAAATGTGTTTCTAGCACGAGGTGGCGTCTATCGAAAATCGGTAAAAACTTCTTTGGACCGAGCAAAGTATGTGTAAACGAGGACTGTCGGTCTCTAAGTAAACGACGCACTCCCGTGCTAAGGCCCGTTTAAGAATTCGATCGAAATGGATTTATTGTGTAGCCATGCCCATCTCTATGGCTAGTCAATACTGTTATAGTGTTTAAGTATTCGATATTTGGGCAACCGAGCGTCGACGGAGGGCTGCAAAACTTTCTTTCGCCTTCGAAAGAAATCTCTTGCATATTGTCTTGTGAGCTAGGTTTCCCATACTCTTCACTTCTAGACTATCGGAAAGCCTACATTTCACACAACAACGAGACCGCGTCGGCTGGCCGGGAGCGACGCGTCGTTCTCTTTGAGCTATGTAACTGTGACTGTGATGACACCTTGACGTAACAGTGCCTTATTGTGcctttatacaatttatttattgtgtttattgATAAGATGTCGATGATTATATttctacaattattttttacgatCGGTCTTTTTgatgtatgtattaatattacttaaataaaaactacttatGTAATCTACGTAGTTACGTGTTTTTGTCTACTTACACCGTCCTTGTGTATTTTCGAGATTATGTCTAGTAATAGGTATAGGCGTCGAGACCTAGTTAGTTATTTTGGCAACTATTATGTTTACTTAAACATTATGTTTGATTTGTACGAT
Protein-coding regions in this window:
- the LOC116777678 gene encoding transcriptional coactivator YAP1 isoform X1 — translated: MALNSDGEQKSNLVLRVDQDSDSVLQSLFDTVLKPDSKRPLQVPLRMRQLPKSFFNPPSTGSKSPSVSHSRENSADSAFGSSSATGTAPVSHSRAHSSPASLQQTYAAGQQNQQPPLPHQHAKQRSYDVASHIPDELGPLPAGWEQARTPEGQIYYLNHITKTTTWEDPRKTLAAQTVSAGVQHQNEILTPPQTIAATPTAAKSTSTNTTTDPLGPLPDGWEQATTPEGEIYFINHAARTTSWFDPRIPQHLQRTPTSGGAAGGGWANAACQQKLRLQSLQLERERLKQRQQEIRLQQELMARQSSSIVSSLATTEVSLDPFLSGISEHTRQESADSGLGMVQYSVPHTPEDFLASMDDRMDVASEPGAPMDADITLGDTDLLGDFTNDILDDVQSLINSTPNKPDNVLTWL
- the LOC116777678 gene encoding transcriptional coactivator YAP1 isoform X2, with translation MALNSDGEQKSNLVLRVDQDSDSVLQSLFDTVLKPDSKRPLQVPLRMRQLPKSFFNPPSTGSKSPSVSHSRENSADSAFGSSSATGTAPVSHSRAHSSPASLQQTYAAGQQNQQPPLPHQHAKQRSYDVASHIPDELGPLPAGWEQARTPEGQIYYLNHITKTTTWEDPRKTLAAQTVSAGVQHQNEILTPPQTIAATPTAKSTSTNTTTDPLGPLPDGWEQATTPEGEIYFINHAARTTSWFDPRIPQHLQRTPTSGGAAGGGWANAACQQKLRLQSLQLERERLKQRQQEIRLQQELMARQSSSIVSSLATTEVSLDPFLSGISEHTRQESADSGLGMVQYSVPHTPEDFLASMDDRMDVASEPGAPMDADITLGDTDLLGDFTNDILDDVQSLINSTPNKPDNVLTWL